In one window of Massilibacterium senegalense DNA:
- a CDS encoding iron chelate uptake ABC transporter family permease subunit: protein MNHKIKTVLLGLLSIVLILIFLFTNLGSNLGYILPKRTLKIISIVLTGGTIAFSTVIFQTITNNRILTPSILGLDSLYMLVQTVLVFAFGSTTLSLMGKQANFFLSVGLMVLFAGILYQLLFKGEGRNIYFLLLIGLIFGTFFQSLTSFMQVLIDPNEFLIVQDKMFASFNNINTDILALAIIITFITTLYFLKLYKYLDVLSLGREQAINLGVEYDYVVKRLLVIVAILISVATALVGPITFLGLLVVNVAHEFLKTYRHSYLIIGSIFISVIALIGGQLIVEHVFTFSTTLSVIINFIGGIYFIYLLLKENKSW, encoded by the coding sequence ATGAATCATAAAATAAAAACAGTCTTGCTTGGTTTACTATCCATTGTTTTAATTCTCATCTTTCTGTTTACAAACTTAGGATCAAACCTTGGATATATACTCCCGAAACGAACCTTAAAAATCATTTCCATAGTGCTAACAGGAGGAACCATTGCATTTTCTACCGTTATTTTTCAGACGATTACAAATAACCGAATTTTAACACCGAGTATTTTAGGATTAGATTCTCTTTACATGTTAGTTCAGACAGTATTAGTTTTCGCCTTTGGTTCCACGACCTTATCGCTAATGGGAAAACAAGCAAACTTCTTTTTATCTGTTGGCTTAATGGTATTATTTGCTGGGATTTTATATCAGCTCCTTTTTAAAGGGGAAGGTCGAAATATTTATTTCTTATTATTAATCGGATTAATTTTTGGAACCTTTTTTCAAAGTTTAACTTCGTTTATGCAAGTGTTAATTGATCCGAATGAATTTTTAATTGTGCAAGATAAAATGTTTGCGAGTTTTAATAATATAAATACAGACATTTTAGCGCTTGCTATTATTATTACGTTTATCACAACACTTTACTTTTTAAAGTTATATAAGTATTTAGACGTGTTGTCGTTAGGCAGGGAACAAGCAATTAACTTAGGTGTAGAGTACGACTATGTGGTGAAACGCTTGCTTGTCATAGTAGCTATTTTAATTTCTGTTGCGACTGCTTTAGTTGGACCGATTACCTTTTTAGGATTGCTTGTTGTCAATGTCGCACATGAATTTTTAAAAACATATCGTCATTCGTATTTAATTATTGGTTCTATTTTTATTAGTGTAATTGCACTAATAGGTGGACAGTTGATTGTCGAGCATGTCTTCACTTTTTCGACGACATTAAGTGTGATTATAAACTTTATTGGTGGGATTTATTTTATATATCTATTGTTAAAGGAGAATAAATCATGGTAG
- a CDS encoding ABC transporter permease yields the protein MKKRYLVVALIILSVSSIFIGVKDISPLAIFSLSPDQLHILLTSRVPRLVSIIIAGMSMSIAGLMMQQLSRNKFVSPTTAGTVDAASLGIVVSLLIFTTASPLQKMTVAFLFSLAGTFIFMKILDKIKFKDAIFIPLVGLMFGSVVSSITTFFAYKYDLIQNMTSWLQGDFSMIMKGRYELLLISLPVLLVAYLFANRFTIAGMGEEFAVNLGLNYKRVVNIGLIIVALITSLVVLTVGMIPFLGLIIPNIVAIYNGDNLKKNLSHTALLGAVFVLFCDILGRIIIYPYEISIGVMVGVIGSGIFIYLLMRRKAYES from the coding sequence ATGAAGAAAAGATATTTAGTAGTAGCACTTATAATTTTATCGGTTAGTTCTATTTTTATTGGTGTAAAAGATATTTCGCCATTGGCTATTTTTTCATTGAGCCCTGATCAATTGCATATTTTACTTACGAGCAGAGTGCCGCGTTTAGTGAGTATTATTATTGCAGGTATGAGCATGAGTATTGCTGGGTTAATGATGCAACAGCTTAGTCGAAATAAATTTGTTTCACCGACAACAGCAGGGACAGTAGATGCAGCTAGTTTAGGGATTGTTGTTTCTTTGCTAATTTTTACAACGGCCAGCCCATTACAAAAAATGACGGTTGCGTTCCTTTTTTCTTTAGCAGGAACATTTATTTTTATGAAAATACTCGACAAAATCAAATTTAAAGATGCTATTTTTATTCCGCTCGTCGGATTAATGTTCGGTAGTGTTGTTAGTTCGATTACGACATTTTTTGCTTATAAGTATGATCTCATCCAAAATATGACGTCTTGGCTACAAGGTGATTTTTCGATGATTATGAAAGGACGTTATGAACTTTTATTGATTAGTTTACCTGTTTTACTTGTTGCTTATTTGTTTGCGAATCGTTTTACCATCGCAGGAATGGGTGAAGAGTTTGCGGTGAACTTAGGATTAAATTATAAGCGTGTTGTCAATATTGGACTGATTATTGTCGCGCTGATTACGTCGCTTGTCGTGTTAACGGTCGGAATGATTCCATTCCTAGGATTGATTATTCCAAATATCGTCGCTATTTATAACGGAGATAACTTAAAGAAAAACCTTTCTCATACCGCTTTACTCGGTGCAGTATTTGTTCTATTTTGTGATATTCTCGGTCGTATCATTATTTATCCGTATGAGATTTCTATTGGCGTGATGGTGGGTGTCATTGGAAGTGGTATATTTATTTACTTATTGATGAGGAGAAAGGCATATGAATCATAA
- a CDS encoding Crp/Fnr family transcriptional regulator, translating to MLETNQLYPSQILHLFQPQCVREWLQRPAEVFKKGEHIYYPEKLTDHIYLVTKGNARVFNIHTNGKECILGIAREMDFIDLHSVFTDTPSSLYAMALTETSVVKIKKAEIMKQVTETPELSLALLRHFATKLNDMTTVLEQIAYEKVEERLLRMLWKLADQEKEQHGFYPLPSFLTHKDLAGMVASTRETITFLLNKLIQNEMIRQDEKRLWISKNFSIM from the coding sequence ATGTTGGAAACGAATCAATTGTACCCTTCACAAATATTGCATTTATTTCAACCACAATGTGTACGTGAATGGTTACAACGTCCCGCGGAAGTTTTTAAAAAAGGAGAACATATTTATTACCCAGAAAAGCTAACCGATCATATTTACCTTGTTACAAAAGGAAATGCTCGGGTTTTTAATATTCATACGAACGGCAAGGAGTGTATTTTAGGTATTGCTCGTGAAATGGATTTTATCGACTTACATAGTGTCTTTACTGATACACCGTCTAGTCTTTATGCCATGGCATTAACAGAAACATCTGTCGTCAAAATTAAAAAAGCCGAAATCATGAAACAAGTAACGGAAACACCTGAACTATCCCTCGCCCTCTTACGTCATTTTGCCACGAAATTAAATGATATGACGACCGTTTTAGAACAAATTGCGTATGAAAAAGTAGAAGAACGATTGCTCCGAATGTTATGGAAATTAGCCGATCAAGAAAAAGAACAACATGGATTTTACCCGCTTCCAAGTTTTTTAACACATAAAGATTTAGCTGGGATGGTTGCCTCCACTCGTGAAACCATAACCTTTTTACTAAACAAACTAATCCAAAACGAGATGATTCGACAAGATGAAAAACGTTTATGGATTTCAAAAAACTTTTCAATCATGTAA
- a CDS encoding OsmC family protein gives MNNIQLQALEQTAKMVAENPEMKMRPWHADVTWKNGVENEVKIREFAAFSMDEPTILGGTDTAPNPVEMLIGAAASCFAITFEVMASQSQIELKDVSIEIDAQLNAAVFLGLEEGKGGILDPVITLTADTSADKETLKAVAEKALKNSPVINSLKEEVTLLVK, from the coding sequence ATGAACAATATTCAATTACAAGCATTAGAACAAACAGCAAAAATGGTAGCTGAAAACCCAGAAATGAAAATGAGACCATGGCATGCAGATGTAACTTGGAAAAATGGTGTAGAAAACGAAGTGAAAATTCGTGAATTTGCTGCCTTCTCTATGGACGAACCAACGATTTTAGGTGGTACAGATACAGCACCAAATCCAGTAGAAATGCTAATCGGAGCTGCAGCAAGTTGTTTTGCTATTACGTTTGAAGTAATGGCTAGCCAAAGTCAAATCGAATTAAAAGATGTTTCGATTGAAATTGATGCACAATTAAACGCAGCAGTATTTTTAGGATTAGAAGAAGGAAAAGGTGGTATTTTAGACCCAGTTATTACATTAACTGCTGACACTTCAGCTGATAAAGAAACATTAAAAGCAGTAGCAGAAAAAGCATTAAAAAATTCACCTGTTATTAACAGCTTAAAAGAAGAAGTAACATTACTTGTAAAATAA
- a CDS encoding 5'-3' exonuclease gives MKQEKSLLLVDGMSLLFRGFYATAVHNNFMRNSEGVPTNALFGFTRYMLDAISIYQPTHVICCWDTPHPTFRHKLYQGYKANRGAPPEELIPQFSLVQPLAESFGALNIEKVGFEADDLIGTLATMFRSEMNVKILTSDQDSLQLVDDNVHSIIMKRGFSNYKPYTIATLFDEFGLSPKQIIDLKALMGDASDNYPGVKGIGEKTALKLLNEYESIENILENIDTLSKGIQTKMKQDIDMLHLSRKLATIVCDAPISVELNQARWLATNDQVFETITKHNLSSIVKLV, from the coding sequence TTGAAACAAGAAAAATCATTATTATTAGTGGATGGAATGAGTTTATTATTTCGCGGGTTTTATGCAACTGCTGTTCATAACAATTTTATGAGAAATAGCGAAGGGGTGCCGACCAATGCGTTGTTTGGTTTTACCCGTTATATGCTTGATGCGATTTCGATTTATCAACCGACGCATGTGATTTGTTGTTGGGATACGCCGCATCCGACGTTTCGACATAAGTTGTATCAAGGATATAAAGCGAATAGGGGGGCACCACCTGAAGAATTAATTCCGCAATTTTCATTAGTCCAACCGTTAGCAGAAAGTTTTGGTGCATTAAATATAGAAAAAGTAGGGTTTGAAGCGGACGACTTAATCGGTACGTTAGCAACGATGTTTCGTTCGGAAATGAATGTTAAAATTTTAACGTCGGATCAAGATAGTTTGCAATTGGTAGATGATAATGTGCATTCGATTATTATGAAACGTGGTTTTTCGAATTATAAACCATATACGATTGCAACATTATTTGATGAATTTGGATTATCTCCCAAACAAATTATTGATTTAAAAGCGTTGATGGGTGACGCGAGTGATAATTACCCTGGTGTAAAAGGAATCGGTGAAAAAACTGCCTTAAAACTATTAAATGAATATGAATCGATTGAAAACATTTTAGAGAATATTGACACGTTATCAAAAGGGATTCAAACGAAAATGAAACAAGACATCGATATGCTTCATTTATCACGAAAATTAGCAACGATTGTCTGTGATGCACCAATATCAGTTGAGTTGAATCAAGCACGTTGGTTAGCGACGAACGACCAAGTATTTGAAACCATTACAAAACATAATTTAAGTTCCATTGTGAAGTTAGTATAA
- a CDS encoding LysR family transcriptional regulator: MELRQIHYFIEVAKREHVTEAANALHVAQSAVSRQIFNLEAELGVSLFIREGRNVRLTPIGKIFLEHMIEAMQVIDSAKREVEEFLDPERGTVRIGFPSSMASYTLPTAISSFRELYPNVKFKLNQGSYRYLIDAVVKGEIDMALLGPVPEGERNIKGEVLFLEDIVALLPIDHPLAAEPFINLQQLKEDSFVLFPEKFVLREIVVEACRELGFEPKISFEGEDIDAIKGLVSAGLGVTLIPEITLSDQLPGFTVKIPIKEPHFARTVGVIIPEDRKLLPTEKLFYDFLKEFFKDFQAFDSTHKSDKA, encoded by the coding sequence ATGGAATTGCGACAAATTCACTATTTTATTGAAGTTGCAAAGCGTGAACATGTAACAGAAGCAGCAAACGCCTTGCACGTAGCCCAATCCGCTGTCAGTCGACAAATTTTTAATTTAGAAGCGGAGTTAGGTGTTTCGTTATTTATTCGGGAAGGGCGTAACGTTCGTTTGACACCGATTGGAAAAATTTTTTTAGAACATATGATAGAAGCAATGCAAGTCATTGATAGTGCAAAGCGAGAAGTAGAAGAATTTTTAGATCCAGAACGTGGTACGGTACGAATTGGATTTCCTAGTAGTATGGCTAGTTATACGTTACCGACTGCTATTTCTTCTTTTCGCGAATTGTATCCCAATGTGAAATTTAAATTAAATCAAGGATCGTATCGTTATTTAATTGACGCCGTTGTAAAAGGCGAAATTGATATGGCGCTATTAGGTCCTGTTCCTGAAGGTGAACGTAACATTAAAGGGGAAGTATTGTTTTTAGAAGACATCGTTGCGCTTCTCCCTATCGATCATCCTTTAGCGGCGGAGCCATTTATTAATTTACAGCAACTGAAAGAAGATTCATTTGTATTGTTCCCTGAAAAATTTGTTTTGCGAGAAATTGTTGTAGAAGCCTGCAGAGAACTTGGTTTTGAACCGAAAATCTCTTTTGAAGGAGAAGATATTGACGCGATAAAAGGCCTCGTTTCGGCCGGATTAGGTGTGACGCTTATTCCAGAAATTACGTTAAGCGATCAGTTACCTGGATTTACCGTTAAAATACCAATCAAAGAACCGCATTTTGCAAGAACAGTCGGTGTAATCATTCCGGAAGATCGAAAGTTATTACCGACCGAAAAATTATTTTATGATTTTCTAAAAGAGTTTTTTAAAGATTTTCAAGCATTTGATAGTACACATAAATCGGACAAAGCCTAG
- the gdhA gene encoding NADP-specific glutamate dehydrogenase, translating to MSNVEQVTESHVQAAREYVDQVFAIVQQRNPKEDEFQQATKEIFESLVPVFAKHPKYMEHNILERIVEPERMVMFRVPWLDDEGKVQVNRGFRVQYNSAIGPYKGGLRFHPSVNASIIKFLGFEQIFKNSLSGMPIGGGKGGSDFDPKGKSDNEMMRFCQSFMTELYRHIGSDIDVPAGDIGVGAREIGYLYGQYKRIIGGYEAGVITGKGLGYGGSLTRTEATGYGLVYFMDEMLKDHGLRFHGSEVVISGSGNVAIYAIEKAKQLGSKVIACSDSDGYIVDKKGINLDTVKQLKLVGRKRIREYVDIHPHAEYVEGCTGIWSVPCDIALPCATQNEIDEEAAKTLLANGVKAVGEGANMPSTLEAISVFLNSDVLFAPAKAANAGGVAVSALEMSQNSMRLYWTFEEVDQKLRDIMKNIYRNTVDATEEYGYPGNLVIGANIAGFLKVADAMIVQGVI from the coding sequence ATGTCTAACGTTGAACAAGTTACGGAAAGCCACGTACAAGCAGCTAGAGAATATGTCGATCAAGTTTTTGCTATTGTACAACAACGAAACCCTAAAGAAGACGAATTCCAACAAGCAACGAAAGAAATTTTCGAATCACTCGTTCCAGTATTCGCAAAACACCCTAAATACATGGAACACAATATTTTAGAACGTATCGTAGAACCTGAACGTATGGTAATGTTCCGCGTACCATGGTTAGATGATGAAGGAAAAGTACAAGTTAACCGTGGATTCCGCGTACAATATAATAGTGCTATCGGGCCATATAAAGGTGGGCTTCGTTTCCATCCTTCTGTAAACGCAAGTATTATTAAATTTTTAGGATTTGAACAAATCTTTAAAAACTCATTAAGCGGTATGCCGATTGGCGGCGGTAAAGGTGGTTCTGATTTTGATCCAAAAGGAAAATCAGACAATGAAATGATGCGTTTTTGCCAAAGCTTTATGACAGAACTTTATCGTCATATCGGTTCTGATATTGACGTACCTGCTGGAGACATCGGAGTAGGCGCGCGTGAAATCGGCTATTTATACGGTCAATATAAACGTATTATCGGCGGATACGAAGCAGGTGTTATTACGGGTAAAGGTCTTGGATACGGCGGTAGCTTAACAAGAACAGAAGCAACTGGTTACGGATTAGTATATTTCATGGATGAAATGTTAAAAGACCATGGCTTACGCTTTCATGGAAGTGAAGTAGTAATCTCTGGTTCTGGTAACGTAGCAATTTACGCAATAGAAAAAGCAAAACAACTCGGTTCAAAAGTCATTGCCTGTAGTGATAGCGACGGGTATATCGTCGATAAAAAAGGCATTAACTTAGATACAGTAAAACAATTAAAATTAGTAGGAAGAAAACGAATTCGCGAATATGTGGACATTCACCCACATGCGGAATACGTAGAAGGCTGCACAGGTATCTGGTCTGTACCATGTGACATCGCTTTACCTTGTGCGACACAAAATGAAATTGATGAAGAAGCAGCAAAAACATTACTTGCAAATGGTGTAAAAGCAGTTGGTGAAGGTGCAAACATGCCATCTACACTAGAAGCCATTTCTGTTTTCTTAAATAGCGACGTGCTTTTCGCGCCAGCCAAAGCAGCAAATGCTGGTGGGGTAGCAGTTTCTGCATTAGAAATGTCTCAAAATAGCATGCGTCTTTACTGGACATTTGAAGAAGTAGACCAAAAATTACGCGACATTATGAAAAATATTTATCGCAACACAGTAGACGCAACTGAAGAATATGGATACCCAGGAAACTTAGTAATCGGTGCCAATATTGCTGGATTCCTTAAAGTTGCCGATGCTATGATCGTGCAAGGGGTTATCTAA
- a CDS encoding DEAD/DEAH box helicase — protein MTFTELGLKQEITKALQAIGFKTPMPVQEATIPSVLDHQDVIVQAQTGTGKTLAFLLPLLQMIEKENPHVQSVVVAPTRELAIQITGEVKKVLEKIDGISALAVYGGQDVEAQIHRLAGHIHLIVCTPGRLLDHVRRGTIDLSHVKHLVLDEADQMLHIGFLNEVEEILAQLPHREQTLLFSATYPPNVRTLAAKYLKSPKMITLKSKTITLTEIKQTVIETTDRSKQGALMKVITEYRPFLAIIFCRTKRRAKKLTEALLQEGFSADELHGDLSQAKRERVMDRFRNMKIQLLVATDVAARGIDVEGITHVFNYDIPEDTESYIHRIGRTGRAGEQGVAITFVAPKDKRHVAMIEKETKQTLKKTTLDELFPEQKATQNRAVKQTSGTQMKRRSSSSRKRKR, from the coding sequence TTGACATTTACTGAATTAGGATTAAAACAAGAAATAACAAAAGCGTTACAAGCGATTGGATTTAAAACGCCAATGCCAGTTCAAGAAGCGACCATTCCTTCTGTGCTAGATCACCAAGACGTCATTGTCCAAGCGCAAACGGGGACAGGAAAGACGTTAGCTTTTTTACTCCCATTATTGCAGATGATTGAGAAAGAAAATCCACATGTCCAAAGTGTCGTAGTGGCACCAACGAGAGAATTAGCGATTCAAATTACAGGGGAAGTAAAAAAGGTGTTAGAAAAAATAGACGGTATTTCTGCTCTTGCTGTATACGGTGGACAAGATGTGGAAGCACAAATTCATCGCTTAGCTGGCCACATTCATCTAATCGTTTGTACACCAGGACGGCTTCTTGATCATGTGCGGCGCGGGACGATTGATTTATCGCATGTGAAACATTTAGTGTTAGATGAAGCAGATCAAATGCTTCATATCGGCTTTTTAAATGAAGTGGAAGAAATACTTGCACAACTTCCACATAGGGAACAGACGTTACTTTTTTCTGCCACGTATCCGCCCAATGTTCGGACGTTAGCGGCAAAATATTTAAAAAGTCCGAAAATGATTACGTTAAAAAGCAAAACCATTACGTTAACCGAAATCAAACAGACGGTAATTGAAACGACAGATCGTTCGAAACAAGGGGCGTTAATGAAAGTAATAACCGAATATCGTCCGTTTTTAGCGATTATTTTTTGTCGAACGAAACGAAGAGCAAAGAAATTAACAGAAGCGCTTCTTCAAGAAGGCTTTTCTGCAGATGAATTACACGGGGATTTATCACAAGCAAAACGAGAGCGTGTGATGGACCGGTTTCGAAACATGAAAATTCAATTATTAGTTGCAACTGATGTTGCGGCGCGTGGGATTGATGTAGAGGGGATTACCCATGTATTTAATTACGATATTCCAGAAGATACAGAAAGTTATATTCATCGTATTGGCAGGACAGGTCGAGCGGGGGAACAAGGTGTTGCGATTACGTTTGTTGCGCCAAAAGATAAACGACATGTAGCGATGATTGAAAAAGAAACGAAACAAACGTTAAAGAAAACAACGCTAGACGAATTGTTTCCAGAACAAAAAGCGACTCAAAACCGTGCTGTGAAACAAACGAGTGGCACGCAAATGAAAAGAAGGTCATCTAGTTCACGAAAAAGAAAACGATAA
- a CDS encoding cysteine dioxygenase family protein: protein MLKELEKLETGIRAILEETHDNGEIVEAVTPLLSELLQVEGLVPAEYRDPPKDKYGQYLLYKPHDDCFSVVAFVWGPGHDSPVHDHLVWGVVGLFEGAVEETRYKRISDTEVELVSTTIAKPGDISHVYPPNRDIHGVKNPFQEKAVTIHIYGTDIGKQPRNMHDITNGQMHPIVTQHRNNKAYYSK from the coding sequence ATGTTAAAAGAATTGGAAAAACTAGAAACAGGGATTCGTGCAATTTTAGAGGAAACACATGATAATGGAGAAATTGTGGAAGCAGTCACTCCATTACTTTCCGAACTGTTACAGGTTGAAGGTTTAGTACCAGCAGAATATCGCGATCCACCAAAAGATAAATATGGCCAATATTTATTATATAAACCGCACGATGACTGTTTTTCTGTCGTTGCGTTTGTTTGGGGACCAGGGCATGATTCGCCTGTTCATGATCATTTAGTGTGGGGAGTGGTCGGGTTATTCGAAGGTGCGGTAGAAGAGACGCGATATAAACGAATTAGTGATACGGAAGTTGAGCTTGTTTCAACGACAATTGCAAAACCGGGTGATATTTCGCACGTGTATCCACCAAATCGAGATATTCATGGGGTGAAAAATCCGTTTCAAGAAAAAGCGGTAACGATTCATATTTATGGTACCGATATTGGAAAACAGCCGAGAAACATGCATGATATCACGAATGGGCAGATGCATCCGATTGTGACGCAGCATCGGAATAATAAGGCGTATTATTCTAAATAA
- a CDS encoding VanZ family protein translates to MILVKNEYKFRGYLKSKWIMNIILFIFSAVAGTFLYVEFFMDILPRFFTNMENIEKNILALIIVIFSVYTLLKIVLNRDTGRDRYLLLSLYIIVLLLGLLRPNQQNFGETGLYDWNPLGFLSDIKGDTGSLIVMVINFIIFMPMYFLLTYTNVFKTFITRLITFEAFVFLIEFLQAQFNVGVFDLADIFLYNIGFFVGYFLSLPFLKLLKSRSLKYYS, encoded by the coding sequence ATGATTCTGGTTAAGAATGAATATAAATTTAGAGGATATTTGAAATCAAAATGGATAATGAATATTATTTTATTTATTTTTAGTGCTGTCGCTGGAACCTTTTTATACGTGGAATTTTTTATGGATATTCTACCGAGATTCTTCACTAATATGGAAAATATTGAAAAAAATATATTAGCTCTTATTATCGTCATTTTCTCGGTTTATACATTGTTAAAAATCGTATTAAACCGAGATACAGGAAGAGACCGATATTTACTTTTATCGCTATATATAATCGTTTTATTATTAGGTTTACTAAGACCCAATCAGCAAAACTTTGGGGAAACAGGGTTATACGATTGGAATCCCCTCGGATTTTTGTCTGATATTAAAGGTGACACTGGGTCCCTAATTGTTATGGTTATTAATTTCATTATTTTTATGCCAATGTACTTTTTGTTGACATATACGAATGTATTTAAGACTTTTATAACGAGATTAATCACTTTTGAAGCATTTGTTTTTTTGATTGAGTTTTTACAAGCGCAGTTCAATGTAGGAGTATTTGATTTAGCTGATATATTTTTGTATAACATTGGTTTTTTTGTTGGTTATTTTCTTTCTTTACCGTTTTTAAAACTTTTAAAAAGTCGGTCTTTAAAGTACTATTCATGA
- a CDS encoding ATP-binding cassette domain-containing protein, translating to MRRYPHMGFFGELTAEDERKIEEALQTVHASHLTERFFDELSDGEKQKVLVARAFVQEPEVIILDEPTTGILHENDVDFEVARTIGLDIL from the coding sequence ATGAGGCGATATCCGCATATGGGGTTTTTCGGTGAGCTAACCGCAGAAGATGAACGTAAAATTGAAGAAGCGTTACAAACGGTACATGCTAGTCATTTAACGGAACGGTTTTTTGATGAATTAAGCGACGGGGAAAAACAAAAAGTACTGGTTGCTCGTGCCTTCGTACAAGAACCAGAAGTTATTATTCTCGACGAACCGACGACTGGTATTTTGCATGAAAATGATGTCGATTTTGAAGTAGCGCGAACGATTGGATTAGATATTTTATGA
- the tenA gene encoding thiaminase II, whose protein sequence is MMFTNQLYEKGKAIWQAQVDHPFVQGIGHGNLDKEKFRFYMVQDYLYLMEYAKLFAMGALKSRDVDDMRHFTTLQDAILHYEMKLHIDYCKQFGITEQELKEAKPAETMLAYTHYMLHQSQNGGVAELLAALLPCVWGYHYIGVEISKIDGAKDHEFYGNWVKMYESKEFGNLSIWLRDKLNDIVAYKSEEEKQRLEEIFLTTSKYEFMFWEMAWNKRLWPKAIEQL, encoded by the coding sequence ATGATGTTTACAAATCAATTGTATGAAAAAGGAAAAGCGATTTGGCAAGCACAAGTGGATCATCCATTTGTGCAGGGAATCGGTCATGGAAATTTAGATAAAGAAAAATTTCGTTTTTATATGGTGCAAGATTATCTTTATTTAATGGAGTATGCCAAACTTTTTGCGATGGGAGCATTAAAGTCTAGGGATGTGGATGATATGCGTCATTTCACTACTTTGCAAGATGCCATCCTTCATTATGAAATGAAGTTACATATTGATTATTGCAAACAATTTGGCATTACCGAACAAGAATTAAAAGAAGCAAAGCCCGCAGAAACGATGCTGGCGTATACACATTATATGCTGCATCAATCACAAAATGGTGGAGTGGCAGAACTCCTTGCTGCTTTGCTGCCATGCGTTTGGGGATATCATTATATCGGTGTGGAAATTAGCAAAATTGATGGCGCAAAAGACCATGAGTTTTATGGAAACTGGGTAAAAATGTACGAATCGAAGGAGTTTGGGAACTTATCGATTTGGTTAAGAGATAAGTTAAACGATATCGTTGCATACAAATCTGAAGAAGAAAAGCAACGATTAGAAGAGATTTTCTTAACAACGAGTAAATATGAATTTATGTTTTGGGAAATGGCCTGGAATAAACGATTATGGCCGAAAGCGATTGAACAATTATAA